From Xiphophorus hellerii strain 12219 chromosome 6, Xiphophorus_hellerii-4.1, whole genome shotgun sequence, the proteins below share one genomic window:
- the capn10 gene encoding LOW QUALITY PROTEIN: calpain-10 (The sequence of the model RefSeq protein was modified relative to this genomic sequence to represent the inferred CDS: deleted 1 base in 1 codon) codes for MKEECAGPSLFEDLDFPTTDSSLFSDSSTPIAQLHGEITWRRPQEICQSPSLFPTNTNLAHAKQGLLGDCWFLCACTFLLKNQHLLDKVFPPGQPQWGSSKYRGSFQFLIWQQGHWTEVIVDDRLPCMNSCLCFSRCHSPSAFWIALLEKAYAKLHGSYEQLWAGQVSEALVDLTGGVAERWSLREFGSDEEEQQAEQDSDQVRRKKLDLNLLCCVKEECALSCSTHSSPGGLSELDQHHALTVMEWLDVRKVSGSDVRLLRIRNPWGRCCWAGAWTWSGIGWSFLDPVCTAELRDRTAEGEFWLDEAEFTSQFDDITVGYPIGKDGLLKSVYTGTLLTHSHQLASRWIKGHSAGGSRNTSSYSSNPKFWLKVCETGEVLVSLLQHRKRRITEKYAQTDPEDSSNTKHQHYQAIALHMWKVEKKRFSLSRMLNKPPCASTHCHSYEREVVLCRPLEPGFYLLIPSTYQPGAEAHFLIRVFSSSPTSLSALKSPAPSLPLTSDGEWETSFLRGSWIEGRTAGGSRNFPSYWKNPCFPFAVCDEPALTSGVNVRITLHQSRPDTDLHPIGFHVYKVSQIQVESEQSAAKEKDPVASCIPHCYTQDVSLACTLPPGSYTIVPSTYQPDCSAKFRISLARKIHRKVVKSQEKLGSAIHEVSHISVMKT; via the exons ATGAAAGAGGAATGTGCAGGTCCGTCTTTGTTCGAGGACCTGGATTTTCCCACAACAGACTCCTCCCTGTTCTCCGACAGCTCCACACCCATCGCTCAGCTGCACGGAGAAATCACATGGCGACGTCCACAG GAGATCTGCCAGTCTCCGTCTCTCTTCCCCACCAACACTAACCTGGCTCATGCTAAACAAGGACTATTGGGTGACTGCTGGTTTCTCTGTGCGTGCACCTTCCTGCTCAAGAACCAGCATCTTTTAGACAAG GTGTTTCCTCCTGGCCAGCCCCAGTGGGGTAGCAGCAAGTACAGGGGCTCCTTTCAGTTTCTCATCTGGCAGCAGGGCCACTGGACAGAGGTGATCGTCGATGACCGTCTCCCCTGCATGAATTCCTGTCTCTGTTTCTCACGCTGCCACTCCCCTTCTGCGTTTTGGATTGCTTTGTTGGAGAAGGCCTATGCCAA GCTACATGGTTCATACGAGCAGCTCTGGGCCGGACAGGTGTCGGAGGCCCTTGTGGATCTGACTGGTGGTGTCGCCGAGCGTTGGAGTCTGAGGGAGTTTGGTTCAGATGAGGAAGAACAGCAAGCAGAGCAGGACAGTGACCAAGTCAGGAGGAAAAAGCTGGACCTGAACCTCCTGTGTTGTGTGAAAGAAGAGTGTGCATTGAGCTGCTCCACCCACAGCTCTCCTGGAG GACTCAGTGAGCTGGATCAGCACCACGCTCTGACTGTGATGGAGTGGTTGGATGTGAGGAAGGTGTCAGGGAGTGATGTGCGGCTGCTCAGGATCAGAAATCCATGGGGACGATGCTGCTGGGCAGGTGCTTGGACTTGGAG CGGCATTGGTTGGAGTTTCCTCGACCCAGTTTGCACTGCAGAGCTGCGAGACCGAACAGCAGAGGGTGAATTCTGGTTAGATGAGGCCGAGTTTACGTCTCAGTTTGATGACATCACAGTGGGATATCCAATTGGCAAAGATGGACTCTTGAAGAGTGTTTACACAG GAACCCTTCTCACACACAGCCATCAGCTGGCTAGCCGGTGGATTAAAGGCCACTCTGCTGGCGGAAGCCGAAACACCAGCAGCTACAGCAGCAATCCCAAGTTTTGGCTCAAAGTGTGTGAGACAGGAGAGGTTCTCGTATCCTTGCTGCAGCATCGAAAACGCAGGATCACAGAAAAATACGCACAAACGGACCCAGAGGACAGCAGTAACACAAAGCACCAGCATTACCAAGCTATTGCTCTACATATGTGGAAG GTGGAAAAGAAGCGTTTTAGTCTGAGCCGGATGTTAAACAAACCGCCTTGTGCTTCTACTCACTGCCATTCCTACGAGAGAGAGGTGGTCCTGTGCCGGCCGCTGGAGCCTGGATTCTACCTCCTCATTCCCAGCACCTACCAGCCAGGAGCCGAGGCCCACTTCCTCATCCGGGTCTTTTCCTCCTCCCCCACATCACTCAG TGCCCTAAAAAGCCCAGCGCCCTCACTGCCACTGACATCGGATGGTGAGTGGGAGACCAGCTTCCTCCGCGGCTCGTGGATAGAAGGAAGGACAGCAGGAGGAAGCAGGAACTTCCCGTCGTACTGGAAGAACCCCTGCTTCCCTTTTGCAGTATGTGATGAGCCAGCACTGACATCTGGAGTTAATGTCAGG ATTACTCTGCACCAGAGCCGCCCTGACACCGATTTGCATCCCATTGGTTTCCACGTTTACAAGGTCAGTCAAAT TCAGGTGGAGTCAGAACAATCGGCAGCCAAAGAAAAGGATCCTGTGGCCAGCTGCATCCCGCACTGTT